The following DNA comes from Thermosinus carboxydivorans Nor1.
CCTATGGCTAAGGTCGTGCGCAAACTTTTGCGGGAACGGGGAATTACCCGCAATTTAACAGTGGTTTTTTCCTGCGAAAAACCGATTGAGCCGCTGGCAGCCCATCCCGATGAACAGCACCTTAGGCGCCAGGTTCCTGGCAGTATTGCTTTTGTTCCGGCTACGGCTGGGCTGTTTTTAGCCAGCGCGGTAATAAATGCTATCTTAAAAAACGCTGACGACCATGCATAACAGCAATGGTCGTTTTTTTGTTTTAGCGGGGAATTTTGAGTAATATAGTAGGATTTTACCATTTTTGCCAGAATTAAAAATATATAAGCAAAACATTTGTTAGGAGTGATTGCGATGCGGGTTGTGGATTTACGCAGCGACACCGTGACGCTGCCGACGCCCGAGATGCGCCGGGCCATGTACGAGGCCGAGGTGGGCGACGACGTCTACCGCGAGGATCCTACAATTAACAGACTAGAAGAATTAGCCGCCCATATGACGGGAAAAGAAGCCGGGCTTTTTGTTACAAGCGGCACCATGGGTAATCAGGTTGCCGCCATGGTACATACGCAAAAAAGCGATGAAATTATCTGTGAGGCCGAATCCCATATTTACTATTACGAAGTAGGCGGCCTGGCCTGTCTGTCGGGGGCTCAGCCGCGGCCTATTGCGGCAAAACATGGCATCCTCACACCCGAGCTTATTCGCGGTGCCATCCGCAATCCAAGCGATGTCCACGTTCCCCGGACAGGACTGATTTGCCTGGAAAATACGCATAACCGGGCTGGCGGAACCGTATATCCGATGGATGTTCTGGCTGGCATCAAGGCTTTGGCTAAAGAGTACGGCATTCCCGTACATATGGACGGCGCGCGTATCTTTAATGCCGCGGTGGCCTTGAAAAAAGACGTCCGGGAAATTGCCCAGCATGCCGATACTGTGCAACTGTGTCTGTCTAAGGGGTTGGGCGCTCCCCGGTCCGGGTTCACTGCTGGTCGGACCGCAAGAACTTATTGACCGTGCCCGGCGGTATCGCAAAATGCTGGGCGGTGGCCTGCGGCAGGCAGGTATTCTGGCGGCGGCCGGTATTGTCGCCTTGGAGACCATGGTTGACCGGCTGGCGGAAGATCATCAGCACGCCCGCATGCTGGGCGAGGCCATGGCCGAGATGGGGCTAGCCATTGATTTGGAAACCGTGCAAACGAACATTGTCATTTTTGACGTTTCGTCCATCGATGTAACTGCTAATACATTTGTCGCCAAACTGCGGGAGAGAGGCATTAAGGTCAACGCCTTTGGTGAGTATAAGATCCGTATGGTGACACACTACGGTGTGACGCGCGAAGATATTCGATATACCGTGGATATTTTGGCCAAGCTAGTAAAGGGTGAATAAGGTGGATCTGTTTGCTTCCGTCCATTTGGCCGAGGCGGAAAAAAAGGCGCCGCTAGCAGTCCGCATGCGACCAAGGTCGCTAGACGAATTTGTCGGCCAGCAGCATTTGGTAGGTCCTGGCCGCTTCCTCCGGCGCATGCTGAAGGCCGGTACTCTCCCGTCGCTACTGCTGTTTGGTCCGCCGGGAACGGGAAAAACGACGCTGGCCTATTTGATTGCCAATGCGGCAGGTTGCCATTTTGAAAAACTCAATGCCGTGGCTGCCGGGGTTGCTGATGTCCGCAAGCAGGTTGAGGCGGCCCAGGAACGGCTCAAGCTGTATGGGCAGCGTACCATTTTGTTTATTGACGAAATACACCGCTTCAACAAAGGGCAACAGGACGCGCTGCTCCCGTTTGTGGAAGATGGCACCATAATTTTAATTGGGGCCACTACCGAAAACCCATATTTTGAGGTTAACTCACCGCTTTTGTCGCGGATGCGGATTACCAAGCTCCAGCCCCTTAGTGAAGAAGAGATCGTTCAAATCCTTGTACGTGCCCTAACCGACGAACGCGGACTGGGCGACCGTCGCTTGGCGTGGGACGAAGGTGCTTTGGGCCATTATTGCCCGCGCCTGCCGGCGGCGATGCCCCGTATTGCCCTTAATATACTGGAACAGGCGGCATGGCAGCTGGAAGAAACAGGGGAAGGCCGTATTACCGCTGCTGTCCTTGAAACTGTTATGGGCGAAAAAATTCATCGATATGATAAAAGTGGTGACAGCCATTATGATGTTATTTCCGCTTTCATCAAGAGCTTGCGCGGCTCTGACCCGGATGCGGCCCTACATTATCTGGCCCGCATGCTGGAAGCGGGGGAAGATGTGAATTTTATCGCCCGGCGCTTGGTCATCAGTGCCGCTGAAGACGTAGGCAACGCTGATCCGCAGGCCTTGATTATTGCTAATGCCGCGGCCCAGGCCGTTCATTTTATCGGCCTGCCGGAAGCGCGGATTATTCTGGCTCAGGCCGTTACTTACATCGCCTGTGCTCCCAAGAGTAACGCGGCCTATTTGGCTATTGAACAGGCTTTGGCTGATGTGCGCGGGAAAAACTACGGCGAGGTGCCGCTGCATTTGCGCGATGCCCATTATCGCGGCGCCAAAGCGCTTGGGCATGGCCAGGGTTATTTGTATCCCCACGACTATCCGGGTGGCTGGGTACGCCAGCAACATCTGCCCGCCCCGCTGGCCGGCACGGTCTATTACCGGCCCGGGCAGCTTGGGTACGAAAGGCAAATACGGCAACATTTGGAGCAGTTACGGGCCAGGCATA
Coding sequences within:
- a CDS encoding replication-associated recombination protein A, translating into MDLFASVHLAEAEKKAPLAVRMRPRSLDEFVGQQHLVGPGRFLRRMLKAGTLPSLLLFGPPGTGKTTLAYLIANAAGCHFEKLNAVAAGVADVRKQVEAAQERLKLYGQRTILFIDEIHRFNKGQQDALLPFVEDGTIILIGATTENPYFEVNSPLLSRMRITKLQPLSEEEIVQILVRALTDERGLGDRRLAWDEGALGHYCPRLPAAMPRIALNILEQAAWQLEETGEGRITAAVLETVMGEKIHRYDKSGDSHYDVISAFIKSLRGSDPDAALHYLARMLEAGEDVNFIARRLVISAAEDVGNADPQALIIANAAAQAVHFIGLPEARIILAQAVTYIACAPKSNAAYLAIEQALADVRGKNYGEVPLHLRDAHYRGAKALGHGQGYLYPHDYPGGWVRQQHLPAPLAGTVYYRPGQLGYERQIRQHLEQLRARHNEDGKVPE
- a CDS encoding beta-eliminating lyase-related protein, encoding MLGGGLRQAGILAAAGIVALETMVDRLAEDHQHARMLGEAMAEMGLAIDLETVQTNIVIFDVSSIDVTANTFVAKLRERGIKVNAFGEYKIRMVTHYGVTREDIRYTVDILAKLVKGE
- a CDS encoding threonine aldolase family protein gives rise to the protein MRVVDLRSDTVTLPTPEMRRAMYEAEVGDDVYREDPTINRLEELAAHMTGKEAGLFVTSGTMGNQVAAMVHTQKSDEIICEAESHIYYYEVGGLACLSGAQPRPIAAKHGILTPELIRGAIRNPSDVHVPRTGLICLENTHNRAGGTVYPMDVLAGIKALAKEYGIPVHMDGARIFNAAVALKKDVREIAQHADTVQLCLSKGLGAPRSGFTAGRTARTY